The Cellulomonas flavigena DSM 20109 DNA segment CCGTCGTCTAGCGGTCGCCGTTCGCGTCTCGCGCGGCTGCGCGAGACGCGAACGTGGATCTGGCAGCACGACGCGGCCCCGGTGGTCGGCCTTCGAGGGCCGGCCGCCGGGGCCGCGTCGTGCGCAGACTCAGGCGCGGCGCAGCAGCTCCACGACCTGGAACGCCATCTCGAGCGACTGCTGGTGGTTGAGGCGCGGGTCGACCAGCGTCTCGTACCGCCGCGCGAGCCCCTCGTCGTCGATCTCCTCGGTGCCGCCGAGCACCTCGGTGACGTCGTCACCCGTGAGCTCGACGTGCAGCCCGCCGGGCACGGTTCCCAGGGTGCGGTGCACCTCGAAGAACCCGGCGACCTCGTCCATGACGTCGCTGAACCGGCGCGTCTTGTACCCGGTGGCGGACGTGATGCCGTTGCCGTGCATCGGGTCGCAGACCCACGTCACGGGCCGACCGTCGGCGGTGACCTTCTCGACGAGCGCCGGCAGCAGGTCGCGGACCTTGCCGGCCCCCATGCGCGTGACGAACGTCAGACGCCCCGGCTCACCCGTCGGGTTGAGCCGGTCGATGAGCGCGATCGCGTCGTCGCCCGTCGTCGTCGGCCCGAGCTTCACGCCGACCGGGTTGCGCACGCGGGAGAAGAAGTCCACGTGCGCCGCGTCGAGCTGGCGCGTGCGCTCCCCGACCCACAGGAAGTGGGCCGAGCAGTCGTACGGCTGGCCGGTGCGCGAGTCGATCCGCGTGAGGGGCCGCTCGTAGTCGAGCAGCAGCCCCTCGTGAGCGGCGAAGAAGTCCACCGTGCGCAGCGCGTCGACGTCGGCACCGCACGCCGCCATGAAGCGGATCGCGCGGTCGATCTCGGCCGCGATCTCCTCGTAGCGCGAGTACGCCGGGTTGGACGTGAAGCCCCGGTTCCACTCGTGCACGCGCAGCAGCGACGCGAAACCGCCGGTCGTGAACGCCCGGATGAGGTTCAGCGTCGAGGCGGACGTGTGGTAGGCCTCGAGCAGCCGCTGCGGGTCCGGTGTGCGGGCCTCGGGCGTGAAGTCGAACCCGTTGATGATGTCGCCGCGGAACGCGGGCAGCGTCACGCCGTCGCGCGTCTCGGAGTCCGACGAGCGGGGCTTGGCGTACTGCCCGGCCATCCGGCCCATCTTGACGACGGGCAGACTCGCCCCGTAGGTGAGCACGACCGCCATCTGCAGGATCGTCTTGATCTTGTTGCGGATGTTGTCGGCCGTCGCCTCAGCGAACGTCTCGGCGCAGTCACCACCCTGCAGCACGAACGCCTCGCCGCGGGAGGCAGCGGCGAGCTGCGCCCGCAGCGCGTCGGCCTCCCCGGCGAACACCAGCGGCGGCAGGGCTGCGAGCCGGTCACGCACACGGCGCACCTCGGCGTGGTCCGGCCACTGCGGCTGCTGCCCGACCGGCAACGTCTCCCACGCGTCCAGCCCGGCCACGACCTGCGGGTCCGGGTCGACCGTCATGAGTGGCTCGCCTTCACCAGGGGCTGGCCGATGTCGGCGAGGAGCTCGCCGAACCAGGCCTGCGTGACGTCGAACGCCTTGCCGCCGGCGATCCGGGGGAACTCGATCGCACGCAGGCGGTCGTCGTTCTCCTCGTCGTGGCCGATGACGCCGGACTCCCCGCGCAGCGCGCACTCGACGGCCAGGTCGGTCATCGACTTGATGAGGCGCAGGTCCTCGGCGTTCGCGGCAGCGGCGCGCGAGTAGTAGCCCGACTTCTGGACCATGACCTTCTCGGCGCCCAGCTTCTCGGCGAACTGCTTGGCGAACCACTGGCCCGGGTTGATCGTGTCGAGCTTGACGTGGCCGAACGGGTCGCGCTCCGGGGGCGTGCCGGCCGCCTCGAGCTGCTCGACGATCTCGTGCATGCCCGCACCCTCCGACAGGAAGATGTTGACGTTGCCCTGCTCGTCCATGATGCCGCGCAGGCGCGCGGCCTCGGCGTCGATGTCGAGCGCGAGCTCGGGCAGGAACACCGCGTGGATGTCCCAGCGCTCCCGCGTCAGGCCGATGCCCGGCACCCACTCCTGCTGGTCCAGCCACTTGCGGTACTCGACGGCCGCGGCGGCGGTCAGCCAGCCGCAGTGCCGGCCCATGACCTCGTGCACGATGAGCATGCGGGGGCCGGAGCGGTGCTCGCCGATGATGTTCGCGGCGAAGCCCGCGGCCTCCTCGGCCGCCGTCCACGCACCCAGCGACTGGCGGATCGGCACGACGTCGTTGTCGATCGTCTTGGGCAGGCCGACGACCGTCAGCTCGTAGCCGTTGTCGTGCAGGTACGCGGCGAGGTCCGCGGCGGTCGTGTTGGTGTCGTCGCCGCCGATCGTGTGGAGCACGTCGACGCCGTCCGCCTTGAGCTGCTCGGCGGCGACCTTCAGCGGGTCCTCGCCCTCCTGGACCAGGCCACGCTTGACGCAGTCCTTGGCGTTGGTGAGCTTGACGCGCGAGTTGCCGATCGGCGAGCCGCCGAACCGGTGCAGGACGCCCGCCTTGGCGCGCACCTCCGGCGTGACCGTCACGCTGTCACCCCGCAGCAGACCGTGATACCCGTGCTGGTAGGCGATGATCTCCACGTCGGGAGCGATCTCCGTGTAGCGCTCGATGAGCCCCCCGACCGCGGAGGACAGGCAGGGAGCGAAACCGCCGGCGGTCAGAAGGGCGACGCGACGGACCGACATGGGACACACCTCTCGTTGGCAGAGCACTGACGGGCGCGGGTGGGACACGTACCCGGCCGGCGCCCAGGGTGCGGCCTGCGCGGGGCACGCGACCAGGACCGAGGTCCGGGGCGTCGCGGCCGCGCAGGTGCAGCAGTCAGGAGACGGCGGGCACGGCCCCGCAGGGCACGCGCACGGGCCCGGCGCTCGTCCGGGTCCGGCTCATCCTACTGACGGCGGCGAGTCCTCCTGCGGCGGGACCGGAACCTGGACATCGGGCGCCGGACGCCCACCGGGCGCCGCCGGCATCGCGCCGGTGCTCTCGGCCTGCTGGTGCCCGGTCGCGAGGCGCGCCTTCTGCGTGGCCGCGTACACGTCGACGTACTCCTGGCCCGACAGGC contains these protein-coding regions:
- a CDS encoding class II 3-deoxy-7-phosphoheptulonate synthase translates to MTVDPDPQVVAGLDAWETLPVGQQPQWPDHAEVRRVRDRLAALPPLVFAGEADALRAQLAAASRGEAFVLQGGDCAETFAEATADNIRNKIKTILQMAVVLTYGASLPVVKMGRMAGQYAKPRSSDSETRDGVTLPAFRGDIINGFDFTPEARTPDPQRLLEAYHTSASTLNLIRAFTTGGFASLLRVHEWNRGFTSNPAYSRYEEIAAEIDRAIRFMAACGADVDALRTVDFFAAHEGLLLDYERPLTRIDSRTGQPYDCSAHFLWVGERTRQLDAAHVDFFSRVRNPVGVKLGPTTTGDDAIALIDRLNPTGEPGRLTFVTRMGAGKVRDLLPALVEKVTADGRPVTWVCDPMHGNGITSATGYKTRRFSDVMDEVAGFFEVHRTLGTVPGGLHVELTGDDVTEVLGGTEEIDDEGLARRYETLVDPRLNHQQSLEMAFQVVELLRRA
- a CDS encoding pyrophosphate--fructose-6-phosphate 1-phosphotransferase, coding for MSVRRVALLTAGGFAPCLSSAVGGLIERYTEIAPDVEIIAYQHGYHGLLRGDSVTVTPEVRAKAGVLHRFGGSPIGNSRVKLTNAKDCVKRGLVQEGEDPLKVAAEQLKADGVDVLHTIGGDDTNTTAADLAAYLHDNGYELTVVGLPKTIDNDVVPIRQSLGAWTAAEEAAGFAANIIGEHRSGPRMLIVHEVMGRHCGWLTAAAAVEYRKWLDQQEWVPGIGLTRERWDIHAVFLPELALDIDAEAARLRGIMDEQGNVNIFLSEGAGMHEIVEQLEAAGTPPERDPFGHVKLDTINPGQWFAKQFAEKLGAEKVMVQKSGYYSRAAAANAEDLRLIKSMTDLAVECALRGESGVIGHDEENDDRLRAIEFPRIAGGKAFDVTQAWFGELLADIGQPLVKASHS